One segment of Manihot esculenta cultivar AM560-2 chromosome 4, M.esculenta_v8, whole genome shotgun sequence DNA contains the following:
- the LOC110613022 gene encoding 40S ribosomal protein S12, which translates to MSGEEGTVAVETPSQPLGEAMDLMTALQLVLRKSLAHGGLVRGLHEGAKVIEKHAAQLCVLAEDCNQPDYIKLVKGLCADHGVGLLTVPSAKTLGEWVGLCKIDPEGKARKVVGCSCAVVQDYGEESEGLNVVQQHVKSH; encoded by the exons ATGTCCGG TGAGGAGGGTACCGTCGCCGTTGAGACCCCGTCTCAGCCTCTTGGCGAGGCCATGGACTTGATGACTGCATTGCAGCTAGTTCTCAGAAAATCTTTGGCTCATGGTGGGCTTGTTCGAGGTCTTCACGAAGGTGCAAAAGTGATCGAGAAACATGCTGCCCAGCTCTGTGTATTGGCTGAGGACTGCAATCAGCCTGACTATATTAAGCTTGTGAAAGGGCTTTGTGCTGATCATGGTGTTGGCCTCTTAACGGTTCCCAGTGCCAAGACTCTTGGAGAATGGGTTGGA TTGTGCAAGATTGATCCCGAGGGCAAGGCCAGGAAGGTAGTTGGTTGTTCTTGCGCTGTAGTTCAG GATTACGGTGAGGAGAGTGAAGGTCTTAATGTTGTCCAGCAACATGTCAAGTCTCACTGA
- the LOC110613701 gene encoding probable CCR4-associated factor 1 homolog 7 has protein sequence MSLLLKGDSIQIREVWDDNLEEEFALLREIVDDYPYIAMDTEFPGIVLRPVGNFKNSNEYHYQTLKDNVDMLKLIQLGLTFSDEQGNLPTCGTDKYCIWQFNFREFNVNEDVFANDSIELLRQSGIDFKKNNEKGIDAKKFGELLMSSGIVLNDSVHWVTFHSGYDFGYLLKLLTCQNLPDTQVGFFNLIKMYFPTLYDIKHLMKFCNSLHGGLNKLAELLEVERVGICHQAGSDSLLTACTFRKLKENFFSGSLEKYAGVLYGLGVENGVNTN, from the coding sequence ATGTCGCTGTTGCTAAAAGGCGATTCTATCCAGATTCGCGAGGTGTGGGATGACAATCTTGAAGAAGAATTTGCTCTTCTCCGTGAAATTGTTGATGATTATCCATATATAGCGATGGACACGGAATTCCCAGGCATTGTGTTGCGCCCTGTAGGCAATTTTAAGAATAGCAATGAATATCATTATCAAACCTTGAAGGATAATGTTGACATGTTGAAGTTAATTCAATTGGGTCTGACATTTTCAGATGAGCAAGGGAATTTACCCACATGTGGAACTGATAAATATTGCATTTGGCAGTTCAACTTTCGTGAATTCAACGTGAATGAGGATGTTTTTGCAAATGATTCAATTGAACTCTTGCGCCAGAGTGGGATTGATTTCAAGAAGAATAATGAGAAGGGTATTGATGCAAAGAAATTTGGTGAGCTCTTGATGTCTTCAGGGATTGTGTTGAATGATAGTGTGCACTGGGTAACTTTCCACAGTGGCTATGATTTTGGCTACTTGCTTAAGCTCTTGACATGCCAGAATTTGCCCGACACACAAGTAGGGTTCTTTAACTTGATCAAGATGTATTTTCCAACCCTGTATGATATAAAGCATTTGATGAAGTTCTGCAATAGCCTTCATGGGGGCTTGAACAAACTAGCCGAGTTGTTGGAAGTGGAGAGAGTTGGGATATGCCATCAGGCAGGTTCAGATAGTTTGCTCACAGCCTGTACTTTCAGGAAACTAAAAGAGAATTTCTTTAGTGGCTCCTTGGAAAAGTATGCTGGTGTGTTGTATGGTTTAGGTGTTGAAAATGGAGTGAATACTAATtga
- the LOC110613019 gene encoding factor of DNA methylation 1 isoform X5 yields MDHSSDEESDISESEINDYKDKPYEELRAGKYKVKVNGMLRCPFCAGKKKQDYKYKDLLQHASGVSKGSANRRGKQKANHLALSLYLETDLANEADQIQNPVLPQPANQTPEQADVFTWPWMGIVVNIVTDPKNDNAALQSGYWLKKFAQYKPLEVYTFWSEQEQTAQAVVKFNNDWNGFVNATEFEKSFETVHHGKKDWKERKTHPGSTIYGWCARADDHASEGPIGEYLCREGKLRTISSIVQEATESRNIVVAHLANKIDQTNENLDELQYKYNEKTMSLSRMLEEKDKLHYAFLEETRKMQRLARDNVHRIMEETQNLNDELEAKKRKLDCWSKELNKREAITERERQKLDEEKKMNDVRNNSLQLASMEQKKADENVLRLVEEQKREKEEALNKILQLEKQLDAKQKLELEIEELKGKLQVMKHLGDDNDAAVQKTMKEMNDELEEKIDDLTAGESLNQTLIVKERQSNDELQEARKELIQGLKGTLSSTVRTNIGVKRMGEIDEKPFFNTCKLRFPPEEAQVQATTLCSLWQENLKNPDWHPFKIINNAQGNSQMQEIVDEEDEKLQNLKQEWGNDIYMAVITALKELNEYNPSGRYVVAELWNFKEQRKATLKEVIAYIVKNIKTLKRKR; encoded by the exons ATGGATCACAGTTCTGATGAAGAATCTGACATTAGTGAATCGGAGATCAATGACTACAAGGACAAGCCATATGAAGAACTGAGGGCTGGAAAATACAAAGTAAAGGTAAATGGAATGTTAAGATGTCCATTCTGTGCTGGGAAAAAGAAGCAGGATTACAAGTACAAGGATTTGCTTCAACATGCGTCAGGAGTGTCTAAGGGTTCTGCTAACAGGAGAGGAAAACAAAAGGCAAACCATCTAGCCTTGTCATTGTATTTGGAAACCGACCTAGCAAATGAAGCAGATCAAATTCAGAATCCAGTTTTGCCTCAACCTGCCAATCAAACTCCAGAGCAAGCTGATGTCTTTACATGGCCTTGGATGGGAATAGTAGTTAACATTGTGACTGATCCAAAGAATGATAATGCTGCATTGCAGAGTGGATATTGGTTGAAAAAGTTTGCTCAGTATAAACCTTTGGAAGTTTATACTTTCTGGAGTGAACAAGAGCAAACTGCACAGGCTGTGGTGAAATTTAACAATGATTGGAATGGATTTGTGAATGCAACTGAATTTGAAAAATCATTTGAGACTGTGCATCATGGTAAAAAGGACTGGAAAGAACGAAAGACACATCCTGGCTCAACTATTTATGGCTGGTGCGCTCGTGCTGATGATCACGCTTCTGAGGGACCAATAGGAGAGTATCTCTGCAGGGAAGGGAAGTTAAGAACAATCTCTAGCATAGTCCAAGAAGCAACTGAAAGTAGAAATATCGTTGTGGCACACCTAGCCAATAAAATAGATCAGACAAATGAAAATTTGGACGAACTCCAGTACAAATACAATGAGAAGACCATGTCCTTGAGTCGGATGCTTGAAGAGAAAGACAAACTGCATTATGCTTTTCTTGAAG AAACAAGGAAGATGCAGCGACTTGCACGTGATAATGTTCACAGAATCATGGAAGAGACACAAAATCTGAATGATGAACTGGAGGCTAAGAAGAGGAAACTTGATTGCTGGAGCAAAGAATTGAACAAACGTGAAGCAATAACTGAGCGTGAGAGACAAAAACTTGACGAAGAGAAAAAAATG aaTGATGTGAGAAACAATTCACTTCAGTTGGCATCCATGGAGCAAAAAAAGGCTGATGAGAATGTCTTAAGGCTTGTTGAAGAACAAAAG agggagaaagaagaggctctAAATAAGATACTTCAGTTGGAAAAGCAGTTGGATGCCAAACAGAAGTTGGAATTGGAAATTGAAGAGTTAAAAGGGAAACTTCAGGTTATGAAGCATCTCGGTGATGACAATGATGCAGCTGTTCAAAAGACAATGAAGGAGATGAATGATGAACTGGAGGAGAAAATAGATGATTTGACTGCTGGGGAATCTCTGAATCAAACTCTTATTGTTAAGGAGCGCCAGAGCAATGATGAGCTACAAGAAGCACGTAAAGAATTAATTCAG GGTTTGAAAGGTACATTGTCCTCAACTGTTAGGACTAATATTGGAGTAAAGAGAATGGGAGAAATTGATGAAAAGCCATTCTTTAATACATGCAAGCTAAGATTTCCTCCCGAGGAAGCTCAAGTTCAGGCCACTACCCTATGCAGCTTGTGGCAGGAGAATTTGAAGAATCCAGATTGGCATCCatttaaaattatcaataatgCTCAAGGGAATTCACAG ATGCAGGAAATAGTAGATGAAGAAGATGAGAAGCTACAAAATCTCAAGCAGGAGTGGGGGAATGATATATACATGGCTGTTATTACTGCTTTGAAAGAGTTAAATGAGTACAATCCAAGTGGGAGATATGTGGTTGCTGAGCTCTGGAATTTCAAAGAACAAAGGAAGGCCACGTTGAAGGAGGTGATTGCTTACATTGTGAAGAATATCAAGACCCTTAAGCGCAAGAGATGA